The Pseudomonas alkylphenolica genomic sequence CCATAACTGCGCCAACAACTCAACTACAGGCTGGAGGCGAGCACTTCGCCAGATATAGGGTCTTTCTTGATAGTTGTTGGGAAATCCGCAGAAAGCAAGCGCGCTCACAACGAAATTTTCACACTCCCCCACTAACGCGCGCCTATCAGGACTCCCAAAGCCGCATGCGCACACGACAGTGTTTCATCGCATTGACGATGTGTTTTTCCACCAGGCTGCGGGAAATACCCAGACGTTCGGCGATTTCCTGATGTGACAGACCTTCGAGCTTGCGCAACAGAAAACTGTCGCGACAGGGCTTGCTCAATTCACCGAGGGCTCGCTGCATCAGCTCCAGGCGCTGTCGCAGCTCCATCTCCTGGGACGGTGCCGGGGAAAAGAAGCGTTCGTCACTGTCGAGCACTTCCAGTGGCTCGGCCCGGCGCAACAGACCCCGGCGATGGCCATCGATCACCAGGTTCAGGGCCGTACGATAGAGGAAAGCCCGCGGATGCTCGACGTCGCTGTCGGCCGTGCGCTCCAGCACGCGGGTGTAGGCATCATGGGCGACGTCTTCAGCCGCCTGACGGTTACCCAGGCGGGCGCAGAGGAAACTCACCAGTTCACGATAGTAGTTTTCCAACACAGCACCTGGCCGCGGCGTCGCGGGGTTTTCCCGGCTCTGGGTGAGCGGAGTTGAATGATGGCAGATTGGAATAATACAAATTATAATTATTCTCAGCAAGATCAAGCGCGCGGCTCTGCTGCCGGCCCCCGCCAGATCACCTGCTGAACCTCGATAGCCACGGTAAATTCCGCCGCCAGTCTCTCGTTTACCTGGGAGCCGCCCGTGTCTGTCGTGTTTGTCTGCCAGCGTGACCCACGGCTCAACCCCTTTGGCTGGAACCCTGCATGAGACGTCCTTCGAACAAACGCCGCCTGCTGCTCTGTGGCCTCGGCCTGCTCAGCCTGAGTGCCCTGCTCGCCTGGAAAACCCTACCCGGTCGTGGCGACCCGCTCAGCACCGTCAGTGTGACGCGCAACGATATCGAAAGCAGCGTAACTGCTCTGGGCACCTTGCAACCGCGGCGCTACGTGGACGTTGGCGCCCAGGCTTCAGGACAGATCCGCAAACTGCATGTGGAGGTCGGCGACCAGGTCAAGACGGGGCAACTGCTGGTCGAGATCGACCCCTCGACCCAGCAGGCCAGACTCGATGCCGGGCGTTTCTCAATCGACAACCTCAAAGCTCAGCTGGCTGAACAGCAAGCCCAGTACCAACTCGCCGAACAACAATACAAACGCCAGCGCAACCTGGCCGCCGGCGGCGCCACCCGCGAGGAAGATGTGCAAAGCGCCCAGGCTCAGTTAAAAGTGACCCAGGCCCGCATCGACATGTACCGCGCGCAGATCCGCCAGGCCCAGGCCAGCCTGCGCAGCGATGAGGCGGAACTTGGCTACACGCGCATCTATGCGCCGATGTCCGGAACCGTAGTCGCCGTGGATGCGCGCGAGGGTCAGACCCTCAACGCCCAACAACAGACACCCTTGATCCTGCGCATCGCCAAACTGTCACCGATGACCGTCTGGGCGCAGGTATCGGAAGCCGACATCGGTCATGTCAAACCGGGCATGTCGGCCTACTTCACTACCCTGGCGGGCGGCAAGCGCCGCTGGACCAGCACCGTACGCCAGATCCTGCCGGTCCCCCCCAAGCCCTTGGACCAGTCCAGCCAGGGGGGTGGCAGCCCGTCCAGCGCCAGCGGCACAGGCGCGGCAAGCAAAGTGGTGCTGTATACCGTGCTGCTGGACGTGGACAACCCCGATAACGCCTTGATGGCGGAAATGACCACCCAGGTGTTTTTCGTTGCCGGCCGCGCCAGCAAGGTGCTGAGCGTACCGGTGGCCGCACTGGATGAAGATGCCAGCGACGAAAACCTGCGCATTGCCCAGGTGCTTGATGCCAGCGGCAAGATCGAGCAACGCCGGGTACGCACCGGGCTGAGCGACCGCCTGCGGGTGCAAGTGCTTGAAGGTTTGAACGAAGGCGAGCAGCTGTTGATCGGCGCACCTGCTGCCAGCGGAGGTTGAATGAGTACGCCGCTGATCGAACTGCGCGAGATCCGCAAATCCTACGGCGGGGTCGATACCCCGAAGGTCGAAGTGGTGCGAGGTATCAGCCTGGCGATCCACCCGGGCGAGTTCGTCGCCATTGTCGGCGCGTCCGGCTCCGGCAAGTCGACCCTGATGAATATTCTCGGTTGCCTGGATCGTCCGACTTCCGGTAACTACCTGTTCGCCGGCAAGGACGTCGCCGAGCTGGACAGCGACGAACTGGCCTGGGTGCGCCGTGAAGCCTTCGGTTTCGTGTTCCAGGGCTACCATTTGATCGCCTCAGGCTCGGCCCAGGAGAACGTCGAGATGCCGGCCATTTATGCCGGTACCCCGGCTGCCGAACGCCATGCCCGCGCCAGCGCGCTGCTCGATCGCCTGGGGCTCGCCAGCCGCACCGGCAATCGCCCACACCAGCTCTCCGGTGGCCAGCAGCAGCGGGTGTCGATTGCCCGTGCGTTGATGAACGGCGGCCATATCATCCTTGCCGACGAACCCACCGGTGCTCTCGACAGCCAGAGCGGCGCCGAAGTCATGGCCTTGCTCGATGAACTGGCCAGCCAGGGCCATGTGGTGATCCTGATCACTCACGATCGCGAAGTCGCTGCCCGGGCCAAGCGCGTCATCGAGATTCGCGACGGCCTGATTGTCAGCGACTCGGCCAACGCACAGTCCAGCGTACCCGTAGGCGCCCCCGGCCTGCAGGCTGAAGACCTGCGCCAGCGCCTGGACCAGGGCGCCACCCACAGCGGCGCCTGGAAAGGCGAGATGCTCGAAGCCCTGCAAGCGGCCTGGCGGATCATGTGGATCAACCGTTTTCGCACCGCCCTGACCTTGCTCGGTATCGTTATCGGCGTGGCGTCGGTGGTGGTCATGCTGGCCGTCGGCGAAGGCAGCAAGCGCCAGGTCATGGCGCAAATGGCCGCATTCGGCTCGAACATCCTTTACCTCGGCGGGAGCGCGCCAACCCTGCGCGACCCCGCGGGCGTCATCACCCTGGACGACGTTGCTGCCGTGGGCAGTCTGCCCCAGGTGAAAATGATCATGCCGGTGATCGGCGACAAATTGATGGTGCGCTACGGCAACAACAACCAGCAATTCTATGTCGGCGGCAATAACACCTACTTCTGCGAAATCTTCAACTGGCCGGTGGTCCAGGGCAGCTTCTTCACCGAAGCCGATGAACAGGCCGCTGCCGCCGTCGCGGTAATCGGCCAGAAGGTCAAGGAAAAGCTGCTCGGCGCCCAGGTTGATCCGATCGGCCAGTACATCCTGGTAGAAAACGTCCCCTTCCAGGTAGTCGGCATCCTTGCCGGCAAAGGCGCCAGCTCTGGCGATCAGGACAGTGACGAGCGCATCGTGGTGCCCTATTCGGCAGCGGCGATCCGTCTGTTCGGTAGCCGCGACCCGGAGTACGTGACCATCGCCGCAGCCGACTCGCGGCGGGTGGCCGAAACCGAAGCTGCGATCGACAGATTGATGCTCAAGCTGCACCACGGCAAACGCGATTTCGAGTTGAGCAACGACGCCGCCCTGATCCAGGCCGAAGCGCGCACACAGAACACCCTGTCACTGATGCTGGGCTCCATCGCCGCAATTTCGCTGTTGGTCGGCGGCATCGGCGTGATGAACATCATGCTCATGACCGTACGCGAGCGCACCCGCGAAATTGGTATCCGCATGGCCACTGGCGCCCGTCAACGCGACATCCTGCGCCAGTTCCTCAGCGAGGCGGTATTGCTGTCGATGGTCGGCGGCCTTACCGGCATTGTCCTGGCCTTGCTGATTGGCGGCGTGCTGCTGCTTGGCAACATCGCCGTGGCCTTTTCCCTGGCGGCCGTGCTCGGCGCCTTTGCCTGCGCAGTGGTCACCGGGGTGGTGTTCGGCTTCATGCCGGCGCGCAAAGCCGCCCGTCTCGACCCGGTCAAAGCCCTTACCAGCGAATAATCAATGAACCTGCCCAGCCGTCTCAGTGTGTTGTCCATCAGCCTGTTCATCGCCGCTTGCAGCAACACGCTCACGCCACCACAAAGTGGCCTGCAAGCTCCGGATGCCTGGCAAAGCCATACCGCCACACTCGATCAGCCTCTGCCGCAACAGGACTGGTGGCAGCAGTTCTCCAGCGCACAGCTCAATCAATTGATCGAACAGGCACGGCAAAACAGCTTCGACCTCGCCGCTGCCGCCGCCAGGGTCCGCCAGGCCCAGGCCTCGGCGGTGATCGCCGGTGCCCCGCTGCTGCCGGAGGTCAAGTTCGGTCTGGATGGCAGCCGCCAGCGCCTGCTGCACGGCAATGGTTTCAACCAGCTCGACGCCAGCAGCCGCGAACGTACCAGTACCTCGTTCAATATCCGCCTGAGCGCCAGCTACGAAATCGACTTCTGGGGCGGCAAGGCCGCCGCCCGTGACAGCGC encodes the following:
- a CDS encoding MacB family efflux pump subunit, which translates into the protein MSTPLIELREIRKSYGGVDTPKVEVVRGISLAIHPGEFVAIVGASGSGKSTLMNILGCLDRPTSGNYLFAGKDVAELDSDELAWVRREAFGFVFQGYHLIASGSAQENVEMPAIYAGTPAAERHARASALLDRLGLASRTGNRPHQLSGGQQQRVSIARALMNGGHIILADEPTGALDSQSGAEVMALLDELASQGHVVILITHDREVAARAKRVIEIRDGLIVSDSANAQSSVPVGAPGLQAEDLRQRLDQGATHSGAWKGEMLEALQAAWRIMWINRFRTALTLLGIVIGVASVVVMLAVGEGSKRQVMAQMAAFGSNILYLGGSAPTLRDPAGVITLDDVAAVGSLPQVKMIMPVIGDKLMVRYGNNNQQFYVGGNNTYFCEIFNWPVVQGSFFTEADEQAAAAVAVIGQKVKEKLLGAQVDPIGQYILVENVPFQVVGILAGKGASSGDQDSDERIVVPYSAAAIRLFGSRDPEYVTIAAADSRRVAETEAAIDRLMLKLHHGKRDFELSNDAALIQAEARTQNTLSLMLGSIAAISLLVGGIGVMNIMLMTVRERTREIGIRMATGARQRDILRQFLSEAVLLSMVGGLTGIVLALLIGGVLLLGNIAVAFSLAAVLGAFACAVVTGVVFGFMPARKAARLDPVKALTSE
- a CDS encoding efflux RND transporter periplasmic adaptor subunit; the protein is MRRPSNKRRLLLCGLGLLSLSALLAWKTLPGRGDPLSTVSVTRNDIESSVTALGTLQPRRYVDVGAQASGQIRKLHVEVGDQVKTGQLLVEIDPSTQQARLDAGRFSIDNLKAQLAEQQAQYQLAEQQYKRQRNLAAGGATREEDVQSAQAQLKVTQARIDMYRAQIRQAQASLRSDEAELGYTRIYAPMSGTVVAVDAREGQTLNAQQQTPLILRIAKLSPMTVWAQVSEADIGHVKPGMSAYFTTLAGGKRRWTSTVRQILPVPPKPLDQSSQGGGSPSSASGTGAASKVVLYTVLLDVDNPDNALMAEMTTQVFFVAGRASKVLSVPVAALDEDASDENLRIAQVLDASGKIEQRRVRTGLSDRLRVQVLEGLNEGEQLLIGAPAASGG
- a CDS encoding sigma-70 family RNA polymerase sigma factor, whose translation is MENYYRELVSFLCARLGNRQAAEDVAHDAYTRVLERTADSDVEHPRAFLYRTALNLVIDGHRRGLLRRAEPLEVLDSDERFFSPAPSQEMELRQRLELMQRALGELSKPCRDSFLLRKLEGLSHQEIAERLGISRSLVEKHIVNAMKHCRVRMRLWES